A single Ruficoccus amylovorans DNA region contains:
- a CDS encoding Nif11-like leader peptide family natural product precursor, whose product MSKANVEKLLTDGWTDKALRAKYNVIETKEDFVASANTDGYDFTLEELDAVLKEEELDFSSSGNPRSRAIWLH is encoded by the coding sequence ATGTCCAAAGCAAACGTGGAAAAACTCCTGACAGACGGCTGGACCGACAAGGCCCTCCGCGCCAAGTACAATGTCATCGAGACGAAAGAAGATTTCGTCGCCTCGGCCAATACCGACGGCTACGACTTCACCCTTGAGGAACTCGACGCCGTGCTCAAAGAGGAAGAACTCGACTTCTCCTCCTCCGGCAACCCGCGCTCCCGCGCCATCTGGCTGCACTGA